In Lotus japonicus ecotype B-129 chromosome 5, LjGifu_v1.2, one genomic interval encodes:
- the LOC130719571 gene encoding serpin-ZX-like — translation MDLKKSKPMRRQTDVALSITKHLFSKEDYHDKNVVFSPFSLNAALSVMAAGSSGRTLDELLTFLRVKSVDHLTTFYSHLISAVLSSDDAAPSYHLSFANGMWADDSLSLSHSFKQLVATHYRAALASVDFQNKGDQVHSEVNSWVKKETNGLITGLLPPRAVGKLTRLIFANTLHFKGVWEDKFSPTYRDNFHLLNGTSVEVRFMTSKKKQQFIRAFDGFQVLRLSYEQGTDKKRRFSMYIFLPDAKDGLPALIEKLASDSNFLKDKLLPQHTVWVHDFKIPKFKISFGIKASNVLKELGVVSPFSQQNADFTKMVDGHVDELYVENIFHKAFIKVNEEGTEAGAGIVMHGATKGFSDVRASRNFVADHPFLFLIREDFAGTILFIGQVLNPREGAATPVKFLVLLLFTAKKDVGKVDEDAHMSYIEDLEVPSKRKRKRKRSSKVYFTERM, via the exons ATGGACCTCAAAAAATCAAAACCAATGAGGCGCCAAACAGATGTTGCCCTCAGCATCACGAAACATTTATTCTCAAAAGAAGATTATCATGACAAGAACGTGGTCTTTTCACCCTTCTCTCTCAACGCTGCTCTTAGCGTCATGGCTGCTGGTTCATCCGGCCGAACACTCGACGAGCTTCTCACCTTCCTCCGAGTTAAGTCTGTCGACCATCTCACCACCTTCTACTCTCATCTCATCTCTGCTGTGCTCTCCTCTGACGATGCTGCTCCTTCATATCACTTGTCTTTTGCCAATGGAATGTGGGCCGATGATTCGCTTTCCCTTTCCCATTCTTTCAAACAACTTGTGGCCACTCATTACAGGGCGGCTCTAGCCTCAGTTGATTTTCAGAATAAG GGTGATCAAGTGCACAGTGAAGTGAATTCCTGGGTTAAAAAAGAGACCAATGGTCTTATTACAGGGCTTCTTCCTCCTAGGGCAGTAGGCAAGTTAACAAGGCTTATCTTTGCAAATACATTGCACTTCAAGGGTGTGTGGGAAGACAAGTTTTCACCAACATATCGAGATAATTTCCACCTCCTTAATGGCACCTCAGTCGAGGTTCGCTTCATGACAAGCAAGAAGAAGCAGCAGTTTATTAGGGCTTTTGATGGTTTTCAAGTGCTCCGTCTTTCTTATGAACAAGGTACAGATAAAAAACGTCGGTTCTCCATGTACATTTTTCTTCCCGATGCAAAAGATGGATTGCCAGCTTTAATTGAAAAGTTGGCTTCAGATTCTAATTTCTTGAAAGACAAGCTTCTTCCTCAGCATACAGTTTGGGTACATGACTTCAAGATTCCAAAGTTCAAGATTTCTTTTGGAATTAAAGCTTCTAATGTGCTGAAGGAGCTGGGAGTGGTTTCGCCTTTCTCTCAACAGAATGCAGATTTCACAAAAATGGTGGACGGTCATGTGGATGAATTATACGTGGAAAACATATTTCATAAAGCTTTCATTAAGGTTAACGAAGAAGGCACTGAAGCTGGAGCGGGCATTGTTATGCATGGAGCAACAAAAGGTTTTTCTGATGTTCGGGCTAGTAGAAACTTTGTCGCTGACCacccttttctcttcttaataaGAGAAGATTTCGCCGGAACCATCCTCTTCATTGGGCAGGTTCTCAATCCTCGTGAAGGAGCAGCCACACCGGTGAAG TTTCttgttttacttttatttaCTGCTAAGAAAGATGTGGGAAAAGTTGATGAGGATGCTCATATG TCCTACATAGAAGACCTTGAGGTTCCATcaaagaggaagagaaagagaaagaggtcAAGTAAAGTTTATTTCACGGAGAGGAtgtga